TACAATAAGATATTGTCTATCTTGGTAAGAAGGATCCATATCAATAGAGGAAAGATATTGAAGAATAAAATCTGCTGAATAATAAGGATCGTCTTGATACATAATATGTTCAGCAGTATTATACCAGTCAAGATTTTGATTTCCAATTAATCCTTGGGTAATCATTATACCATATCCATTTCCATTAAAAACCACATAATCAATAAATTCATTTGTAAGAGAAACATCTTCATCAATACAAGTTGCAAAAACAGAACCAGAAATATTTGTTTCTTTATCAATAGCAACCATAGAAAATGTAGCAAATATAAAACGACTATAAAATATAATAAAAATAGAAAATAATATTTTTAACATGATATTCCTTGAAATAATAATTCAAATATTATTTTCTATATCTTTCTAATATTTTACTCATTAACTTTGGATTATTTGCTGGTTCTGCAATAGTTTTCCATAAAAGTTTTTTTTGTTCAGTTGTTAATTTTGATTTTTTGGATATGGGATAATAATAAGAACGAAAAAGAAATGGCTTTTTAGAATATTTAATAAGATTATGAAATTCTTTATTATAATTTACACTAAATTCAGCGTAGTGAAGATTTCCTAAGACACTTCCATCACCATCTCTTAATAATTTTTGAACTGCTTTATCACTATCAAACGAGTTTTCAAAAGGTATATTCAATTCTTTTAAGTGATCAGATACAGAATACCCCAAACTAACTCGAATAGGTCTAGGAATTAATTTTGGATCCCCCTTATATTCAAAAGGATTATTTTTTAAAGTAATTACTGTATAGCCATCACATGTAGCCATTAATTTGCAAGCACATGACTCTTTTTCATTATTTGCGCCATCAGGATAGTCTAAAATCTCCTCTCTCTCTTTTGTATATG
The genomic region above belongs to Silvanigrella paludirubra and contains:
- a CDS encoding transporter substrate-binding domain-containing protein; translated protein: MRLIQKISLYLKIFYFVFLFFICSNANAMDKISITACVDDKPLFPMAMFDNNKMTGIKFDLINLAIEKLKKKQLLDIDLKIEQAPWKRCFEDIRNGKLDMIILAAYTKEREEILDYPDGANNEKESCACKLMATCDGYTVITLKNNPFEYKGDPKLIPRPIRVSLGYSVSDHLKELNIPFENSFDSDKAVQKLLRDGDGSVLGNLHYAEFSVNYNKEFHNLIKYSKKPFLFRSYYYPISKKSKLTTEQKKLLWKTIAEPANNPKLMSKILERYRK